The following coding sequences are from one Geothrix sp. window:
- a CDS encoding GNAT family N-acetyltransferase: MNRDFLVPEPLATPQGTVAFFDETWTVDPRELQIFFQAEEVYWTAYRTIEQWRRLLSCSRMLTARLVPEGHMGGRLVGATRLWSDHAYEAKLYDVVVAQDLMNFGVASELVKWALRHPWVGEVHRFVLETRDATEFYPRFGFQPGHEVESFHMRVKTADLQARGLR, from the coding sequence ATGAACCGTGATTTCCTCGTACCCGAGCCACTGGCGACGCCCCAGGGCACCGTGGCCTTCTTCGACGAGACCTGGACGGTGGACCCCCGGGAGCTCCAGATCTTCTTCCAGGCGGAGGAGGTCTACTGGACCGCCTACCGAACCATCGAGCAGTGGCGGCGACTGCTCTCCTGCTCCCGCATGCTCACGGCCCGCCTGGTGCCCGAGGGCCACATGGGCGGCCGGCTGGTGGGGGCCACGCGCCTCTGGTCCGACCATGCCTACGAGGCCAAGCTCTACGACGTGGTGGTGGCCCAGGATCTCATGAACTTCGGCGTCGCCTCGGAGCTGGTGAAGTGGGCCCTGCGGCATCCCTGGGTGGGGGAGGTCCACCGCTTCGTCCTCGAGACCCGGGACGCCACGGAGTTCTATCCCCGCTTCGGCTTCCAGCCGGGCCATGAAGTGGAGAGCTTCCACATGCGCGTGAAGACCGCCGACCTGCAGGCCCGGGGGCTCCGATGA
- a CDS encoding Maf family protein: protein MTDTMPGLAEIALQPLILASGSPRRRHWLEAMRIPFELQAPQVDETPLLDEDPSDLVLRLAELKAEVVAARNPGRWVMAADTTVAVDHHTLNKPVDVEDAVRMLSLIQGRAHQVHTGFCLQRNDAIHSFVDTAQVFFRPLTEAQIRWYVGTREPMDKAGAYAIQGIGALFIEAVQGSFSTVMGLPVERMGALFGHLGLLKPWMGFPKA, encoded by the coding sequence ATGACCGACACCATGCCCGGCCTCGCCGAGATCGCCCTCCAGCCCCTCATCCTGGCCAGCGGCAGCCCCCGGCGGCGGCACTGGCTGGAGGCCATGCGCATTCCCTTCGAGCTGCAGGCCCCCCAGGTGGATGAGACCCCCCTGCTCGACGAGGATCCCTCCGACCTGGTGCTGCGTCTGGCCGAGCTCAAGGCCGAAGTCGTCGCCGCCCGCAACCCGGGCCGCTGGGTCATGGCCGCCGACACCACCGTGGCCGTGGACCACCACACCCTGAACAAGCCCGTGGATGTCGAAGACGCGGTGCGGATGCTCAGCCTCATCCAGGGCCGGGCCCACCAGGTGCACACCGGCTTCTGCCTGCAGCGGAACGACGCCATCCACAGCTTCGTGGACACCGCCCAGGTCTTCTTCCGCCCCCTGACCGAGGCCCAGATCCGGTGGTACGTGGGCACCCGGGAGCCCATGGACAAGGCCGGGGCCTACGCCATCCAGGGCATCGGGGCCCTCTTCATCGAGGCGGTCCAGGGGAGCTTCTCCACCGTCATGGGACTCCCCGTGGAGCGGATGGGGGCCCTGTTCGGCCATCTGGGACTGCTGAAACCCTGGATGGGATTCCCGAAAGCCTGA
- a CDS encoding cytochrome c3 family protein — MHRFDQAFRFVLPAAAVAVLATVLSVGWFTQPDRFAKGYAPEQPIPFSHELHAGTLRIQCQYCHSGADKSRVAGIPSPDLCMDCHKVTKVDRPAIQKLAQIANTGAPLPWQRVHTLPDHVFFDHRPHVNAGIACQSCHGEVQTMKVLTREMGMRMGNCLGCHRDPHAALPPGSTITRGAEHCAACHR; from the coding sequence ATGCACCGATTCGACCAGGCGTTCCGCTTCGTCCTGCCGGCCGCGGCCGTGGCGGTCCTGGCCACGGTCCTCAGCGTGGGCTGGTTCACCCAGCCGGACCGCTTCGCCAAGGGCTATGCCCCCGAGCAGCCCATCCCGTTCTCCCACGAGCTCCATGCCGGCACTCTGCGGATCCAGTGCCAGTACTGCCACTCGGGCGCGGACAAGTCCCGGGTTGCGGGCATCCCCAGCCCGGACCTCTGCATGGACTGCCACAAGGTCACCAAGGTGGACCGCCCCGCCATCCAGAAGCTGGCCCAGATCGCCAACACCGGCGCGCCCCTGCCCTGGCAGCGGGTCCACACGCTGCCGGATCACGTCTTCTTCGACCACCGGCCCCACGTGAACGCCGGCATCGCCTGCCAGAGCTGCCACGGCGAGGTGCAAACCATGAAGGTGCTCACCCGCGAGATGGGCATGCGCATGGGCAACTGCCTGGGCTGCCACCGGGATCCCCACGCGGCCCTGCCCCCGGGCTCGACGATCACCAGGGGCGCCGAGCACTGCGCCGCCTGCCACCGCTAG
- a CDS encoding TAT-variant-translocated molybdopterin oxidoreductase yields MKTRLPEHGPLETPRFWRTLEERLETPEAQAAAHDEFLPGAVPSAFDDVHGLPVQSGFSRRDFLGLVSATAALAATVACDRKGQGTVVPYTKRPLEVVPGVANYYASGTHEGRRVYPVLVKTREGRPIHLTGNDEHPGVKGKTSPRTLADVLRLYDPDRLRAPKAEGRTIGWAEAESQLHSSLRSAKSSGKAVLLISPAVVSPSRKALLADLKAALPTLEHLAYEPAAGDAAEEAAKASFGQSVDVQPRLAKAKVILSLGADFLNGEDPEALGAWGAQRRLKSAKDEINRLWVLEGPLTLTGTNADVRVPVSPSRIGAIAFALAKELAAKGSALPAGADLSAISAGAPAELGGNTKLWTNLLKDLQHAGRQAVVLCGAQMPAEAHQAAHLLNAMLGSEGVAVRAAEPLATVRDLDTAVKAMAEGRYAAAIFWDVNPAFTFPRASAWKQAATKVPFRAWIGQVEDETSAQCQVLLPESHWLESWGDFSTPGAAVLQQPTVGTLYDTRQGEDILLGALKALGASAPDGYHAYLKARWQKSLPVVTSFEQALHDGLVKVEDKAPAPAFKGASVAAAAKKAAASRAEGLELVLVPGFATHDGRHANNSWLQETPDPITKMTWDNPVALSVQDAQALGIQEGDWVSLSLGETTLRLPAVLQPGQAKGVLTLALGYGRGTGGVAKGVGVNAFPLMGLDPASANLVRGVRLAKAGGRKELSRTQSHHRMEGRDIVRSLTMDEFEHHPQGHHHVPELVTLYEDQKFPDHKWGMVIDLAACTGCSACVVACQSENNVPVVGPEQVSRGREMHWIRIDRYYEGELENPKVVHQPMLCQHCDHAPCENVCPVNATNHSPDGLNQMAYNRCVGTRYCANNCPYKVRRFNFLEYTAYKTEPETLVNNPEVTVRPRGVMEKCSFCVQRIQDVKIRAKGEGRGILDGEITTACMAGCAADAIVFGDLKDPKSKVAQLVAASRAYKVLEEIGARPAITYLADLKNPAVEGGSHAH; encoded by the coding sequence ATGAAGACACGACTTCCCGAACATGGCCCCCTCGAGACCCCGCGATTCTGGCGGACCCTCGAGGAACGCCTCGAGACGCCCGAAGCCCAGGCTGCGGCCCACGACGAGTTCCTGCCGGGCGCGGTCCCCAGCGCCTTTGACGATGTCCATGGCCTGCCCGTCCAGAGCGGCTTCTCCCGCCGCGACTTCCTCGGCCTGGTGAGCGCCACGGCGGCCCTGGCCGCCACCGTGGCCTGCGACCGCAAGGGCCAGGGCACCGTGGTGCCCTACACCAAGCGCCCCCTGGAGGTCGTGCCCGGCGTGGCCAACTACTACGCCAGCGGCACCCATGAAGGCCGGCGGGTCTATCCCGTCCTGGTGAAGACGCGGGAGGGCCGGCCCATCCACCTCACGGGCAACGACGAGCACCCCGGCGTGAAGGGCAAGACCAGCCCCCGCACCCTGGCCGACGTGCTGCGCCTCTACGATCCCGACCGGCTCCGCGCTCCCAAGGCCGAGGGCCGGACCATCGGCTGGGCCGAGGCCGAGAGCCAGCTCCACAGCTCGTTGCGCTCCGCCAAGTCCTCAGGCAAGGCCGTGCTGCTGATCTCCCCCGCCGTGGTCTCCCCCAGCCGGAAGGCCCTGCTGGCGGACCTCAAGGCCGCCCTGCCCACCCTGGAGCACCTGGCCTATGAGCCTGCGGCCGGCGATGCCGCCGAGGAGGCCGCCAAGGCCAGCTTCGGCCAGTCCGTGGATGTGCAACCCCGGCTCGCCAAGGCCAAGGTCATCCTCTCCCTGGGAGCCGATTTCCTCAACGGCGAGGATCCCGAGGCGCTGGGCGCCTGGGGCGCCCAGCGGAGGTTGAAGAGCGCGAAGGACGAGATCAACCGCCTGTGGGTCCTGGAGGGACCCCTGACGCTGACCGGCACCAACGCGGATGTGCGGGTGCCCGTGTCGCCTTCACGGATCGGCGCCATCGCTTTCGCGCTGGCGAAGGAACTGGCCGCTAAAGGTTCCGCTTTGCCCGCAGGCGCGGACTTGTCCGCGATCTCGGCGGGCGCGCCCGCCGAGCTTGGGGGGAACACCAAACTCTGGACGAACCTGCTCAAGGATCTCCAGCATGCGGGCCGCCAGGCCGTGGTGCTCTGCGGGGCCCAGATGCCCGCCGAGGCCCACCAGGCTGCCCACCTGCTGAACGCCATGCTGGGTTCCGAGGGCGTGGCCGTTCGCGCCGCCGAGCCACTGGCCACGGTCAGGGACCTGGACACCGCCGTGAAGGCCATGGCCGAAGGGCGCTACGCCGCCGCGATCTTCTGGGACGTGAACCCTGCCTTCACCTTCCCGAGGGCCTCGGCCTGGAAGCAGGCCGCCACCAAGGTGCCGTTCCGCGCCTGGATCGGCCAGGTGGAGGACGAGACCTCGGCCCAGTGCCAGGTCCTGCTGCCCGAGAGCCACTGGCTGGAGAGCTGGGGCGACTTCAGCACCCCGGGCGCCGCCGTCCTCCAGCAGCCCACCGTGGGCACCCTCTATGACACCCGTCAGGGCGAGGACATCCTCCTCGGCGCGCTGAAGGCCCTCGGCGCCTCCGCCCCGGACGGCTACCACGCCTACCTGAAGGCCCGCTGGCAGAAGAGCCTGCCCGTCGTCACCTCCTTCGAGCAGGCCCTCCACGATGGCCTCGTGAAAGTCGAGGACAAGGCCCCCGCGCCCGCCTTCAAGGGGGCCTCCGTGGCCGCCGCCGCGAAGAAGGCCGCCGCCTCGCGGGCCGAGGGCCTGGAGCTGGTGCTCGTGCCGGGCTTCGCCACCCACGATGGGCGCCACGCCAACAACAGCTGGCTGCAGGAGACTCCGGACCCCATCACCAAGATGACCTGGGACAACCCGGTGGCCCTGTCCGTGCAGGATGCGCAGGCGCTGGGCATCCAGGAGGGCGACTGGGTCAGCCTCAGCCTCGGGGAGACCACCCTGCGGCTTCCTGCCGTCCTCCAGCCCGGCCAGGCCAAGGGCGTGCTCACGCTGGCCCTCGGCTACGGCCGCGGCACCGGTGGCGTCGCCAAGGGCGTGGGCGTCAACGCCTTCCCCCTGATGGGCCTGGATCCGGCCAGCGCGAACCTCGTCCGGGGGGTGCGCCTCGCCAAGGCCGGCGGCAGGAAGGAGCTCTCCCGCACCCAGAGCCACCACCGCATGGAGGGTCGCGACATCGTCCGCTCGCTCACCATGGACGAGTTCGAGCACCACCCGCAGGGGCACCACCACGTGCCCGAGCTGGTCACGCTGTATGAGGACCAGAAGTTCCCCGATCACAAGTGGGGCATGGTCATCGACCTGGCGGCCTGCACCGGGTGTTCGGCCTGCGTGGTGGCCTGCCAGTCGGAGAACAACGTGCCCGTGGTGGGCCCCGAGCAGGTGTCCCGTGGCCGCGAGATGCACTGGATCCGCATCGACCGCTACTACGAGGGCGAGCTGGAGAACCCCAAGGTGGTGCACCAGCCCATGCTCTGCCAGCACTGCGACCATGCGCCCTGTGAGAACGTCTGCCCGGTGAACGCCACCAACCACAGCCCCGACGGCCTCAACCAGATGGCCTACAACCGCTGCGTGGGCACCCGCTACTGCGCCAACAACTGCCCCTACAAGGTGCGTCGCTTCAACTTCCTGGAGTACACCGCCTACAAGACCGAGCCCGAGACCCTGGTGAACAACCCCGAGGTCACGGTCCGTCCCCGCGGCGTCATGGAGAAGTGCTCCTTCTGCGTGCAGCGCATCCAGGACGTGAAGATCCGCGCCAAGGGCGAGGGCCGCGGCATCCTCGACGGCGAGATCACCACCGCCTGCATGGCCGGCTGCGCCGCCGACGCCATCGTCTTCGGCGACCTGAAGGATCCCAAGAGCAAGGTCGCCCAGCTGGTGGCCGCGAGCCGGGCCTACAAGGTGCTGGAGGAGATCGGCGCCAGGCCGGCCATCACCTACCTGGCCGATCTGAAGAACCCCGCCGTCGAGGGAGGCTCCCATGCGCACTGA
- the nrfD gene encoding NrfD/PsrC family molybdoenzyme membrane anchor subunit, producing the protein MRTDAAQAGAIPEALLEPALTVGVVTPGSLDDQVLAFPEIKPPRQWYVGLAITLTALFIGLSFIGYTFVKGIGAWGNNSPVFWAFDIINFVFWVGIGHAGTLISAILFLFRKRWRNAIARFAEAMTIFAVMCAVVFPLIHIGRPWLAYWLFPYPNQRALWTNFRSPLLWDVFAVNTYFSVSLMFWYLGLIPDIASMRDRTTSKLRKVIYTILALGWRGAARHWQHYEKAYLLLAGLATGLVLSVHSVVSFDFATSVVPGWHMTIFPPYFVAGAIFAGFSMVVIVLVVVRETMQLKNLITVRHLDVMNKVILAMSCIMGYSYMMEGFTAWYSMNEFLHHGFMNIISGTYGWAGWLTIFCNILFPQILWFRKARTSYFWMILVALGVTVGMWFERFVIIVISLHQDYLPSAWRIYQPTMTDFGILLGTFGLFFTMVLLFARVLPVIATTEVKAILPDAQPSHHGDDHHV; encoded by the coding sequence ATGCGCACTGACGCCGCCCAGGCCGGCGCCATCCCGGAGGCCCTGCTGGAGCCCGCGCTCACGGTGGGCGTGGTCACCCCCGGCAGCCTCGACGACCAGGTCCTGGCCTTCCCCGAGATCAAGCCCCCCAGGCAGTGGTATGTCGGCCTGGCCATCACCCTGACGGCACTCTTCATCGGGCTCAGCTTCATCGGCTACACCTTCGTGAAGGGCATCGGCGCCTGGGGCAACAACAGCCCCGTGTTCTGGGCCTTCGACATCATCAACTTCGTGTTCTGGGTGGGCATCGGCCACGCCGGCACGCTGATCTCGGCGATCCTCTTCCTCTTCCGCAAGCGCTGGCGCAACGCCATCGCCCGCTTCGCCGAGGCCATGACCATCTTCGCGGTCATGTGCGCCGTGGTCTTCCCCCTGATCCACATCGGCCGGCCCTGGCTGGCCTATTGGCTCTTCCCCTACCCGAACCAGCGCGCCCTCTGGACCAACTTCCGATCCCCGCTGCTCTGGGACGTCTTCGCGGTGAACACCTACTTCTCCGTGTCCCTGATGTTCTGGTACCTGGGCCTGATCCCCGACATCGCCTCCATGCGCGACCGGACCACCAGCAAGCTGCGCAAGGTCATCTACACCATCCTGGCCCTGGGCTGGCGCGGCGCCGCCCGGCACTGGCAGCACTACGAGAAGGCCTACCTGCTGCTGGCGGGCCTGGCCACGGGCCTGGTGCTCTCCGTGCATTCCGTGGTGAGCTTCGACTTCGCCACTTCCGTGGTGCCCGGCTGGCACATGACCATCTTCCCGCCCTACTTCGTGGCGGGCGCCATCTTCGCCGGCTTCTCCATGGTGGTGATCGTGCTGGTGGTGGTGCGCGAGACCATGCAGCTGAAGAACCTGATCACCGTCCGCCACCTCGACGTGATGAACAAGGTGATCCTCGCCATGAGCTGCATCATGGGCTACAGCTACATGATGGAGGGCTTCACGGCCTGGTACTCCATGAACGAGTTCCTGCACCACGGCTTCATGAACATCATCTCCGGCACCTACGGCTGGGCGGGCTGGCTCACCATCTTCTGCAACATCCTCTTCCCCCAGATCCTCTGGTTCAGGAAGGCCCGCACCAGCTACTTCTGGATGATCCTGGTGGCCCTGGGCGTCACGGTGGGCATGTGGTTCGAGCGCTTCGTGATCATCGTGATCTCGCTGCACCAGGACTACCTGCCCTCCGCGTGGCGCATCTACCAGCCCACCATGACGGACTTCGGCATCCTGCTGGGCACCTTCGGCCTCTTCTTCACCATGGTCCTGCTCTTCGCCCGGGTCCTGCCGGTCATCGCGACCACGGAAGTGAAGGCGATCCTGCCGGACGCGCAGCCTTCTCACCATGGAGATGACCACCATGTCTGA
- a CDS encoding quinol:electron acceptor oxidoreductase subunit ActD, translating into MSETSFAVLGIFDTPNALMAAIPKARAAKLGTVEAYTPYPIHGIDEALGLRKSPLGGMVLVMGIIGALTAFGFQYWISAVDYPIITGGKPAGSWEAFIPIMFEVTVLFATFTAGLGMLFLLNKLPFFGHPVLSSKAITGITRDRYVLALEAEDEGFDSAAAAQALRAAGAVEVEVLPAPDRSPFLTSDFILRTLGGIFVACLVAGIAIYSLTKWFPILKPMVYMQDQPRLNAQKASTFFKDGHGMQKPVPGTVARGYLPTATGTQEAAAALINPLPRTQEVFALGRKVFTTRCEVCHGAVGNGSGSLTAAYGAKAGNLQSQQFRDYPDGKIYWAIVNGKNAMPSHAPYLSERERWAVVHYVRALQRAQNAKDEDLKVVTP; encoded by the coding sequence ATGTCTGAGACCTCATTCGCCGTCCTCGGCATCTTCGACACGCCCAACGCCCTGATGGCGGCCATCCCCAAGGCCCGCGCCGCCAAGCTCGGCACCGTCGAGGCCTACACGCCCTATCCCATCCATGGCATCGACGAGGCCCTGGGCCTGCGAAAGTCGCCCCTGGGCGGCATGGTGCTGGTCATGGGCATCATCGGCGCGCTCACCGCCTTCGGCTTCCAGTACTGGATCAGCGCCGTCGACTACCCGATCATCACCGGCGGCAAGCCCGCCGGCTCCTGGGAAGCCTTCATCCCCATCATGTTCGAAGTGACGGTGCTCTTCGCCACCTTCACGGCGGGCCTCGGGATGCTGTTCCTGCTCAACAAGCTGCCCTTCTTCGGGCACCCGGTGCTGTCCTCGAAGGCCATCACGGGCATCACCCGGGACCGCTATGTCCTGGCCCTGGAGGCCGAGGACGAGGGCTTCGACAGCGCCGCCGCCGCCCAGGCCCTGCGGGCCGCGGGCGCCGTCGAAGTGGAGGTGCTGCCCGCCCCCGATCGCAGCCCCTTCCTCACCAGCGACTTCATCCTGCGCACCCTGGGCGGCATCTTCGTGGCCTGCTTGGTGGCGGGCATCGCGATCTACAGCCTCACCAAGTGGTTCCCCATCCTGAAGCCCATGGTCTACATGCAGGACCAGCCCCGCCTCAATGCCCAGAAGGCGTCGACCTTCTTCAAGGACGGCCACGGCATGCAGAAGCCCGTGCCCGGCACCGTGGCCCGGGGCTACCTGCCCACCGCCACGGGTACCCAGGAGGCCGCCGCCGCCCTCATCAATCCCCTGCCCCGCACCCAGGAGGTCTTCGCCCTGGGCCGCAAGGTCTTCACCACCCGCTGTGAGGTCTGCCACGGCGCCGTCGGCAACGGCTCCGGCAGCCTGACCGCGGCCTACGGGGCCAAGGCCGGCAACCTGCAGTCCCAGCAGTTCCGGGACTACCCGGACGGCAAGATCTACTGGGCCATCGTCAACGGGAAGAATGCCATGCCCTCCCACGCCCCCTACCTCTCCGAGCGGGAGCGCTGGGCCGTGGTGCACTACGTGCGCGCCCTGCAGCGCGCCCAGAACGCCAAGGACGAGGACCTGAAGGTGGTCACCCCATGA
- a CDS encoding c-type cytochrome has product MKLNDYLSPEELKRLASALLVVLGFIAIAAFFGFTVVPGLRYQAHTTDTSVQAVQGETGWLDPTEYPAVAREVIPPIDPRTVMTPNPELLARGKALFDQNCATCHGAEGKGDGAAGKGLNPRPRNFSEKAGWKNGTRIEDIYKTLDEGIKGSSMVSYNYLRKKDRMALAHAVQAMGSFDHGASDPRALASLEKLFASAGEVIPNRIPVSRAVTILCREYAEARPQPAPSTIR; this is encoded by the coding sequence ATGAAGCTCAACGACTACCTCTCTCCCGAAGAGTTGAAGCGCCTCGCCTCCGCCCTGCTGGTGGTGCTGGGCTTCATCGCCATCGCCGCCTTTTTCGGCTTCACCGTGGTGCCTGGCCTGCGCTACCAGGCCCACACCACCGACACCTCCGTCCAGGCCGTGCAGGGCGAGACCGGCTGGCTGGATCCCACGGAATACCCCGCTGTGGCCCGGGAGGTCATCCCCCCCATCGACCCCAGGACCGTCATGACCCCCAATCCCGAACTCCTGGCCCGGGGCAAGGCGCTCTTCGACCAGAACTGCGCCACCTGCCACGGCGCGGAAGGCAAGGGCGATGGCGCCGCCGGCAAGGGGCTCAATCCCAGGCCCCGCAACTTCTCCGAGAAGGCGGGCTGGAAGAACGGCACGCGGATCGAGGACATCTACAAGACCCTGGACGAGGGCATCAAGGGCAGCTCCATGGTGTCCTACAACTACCTGCGCAAGAAGGACCGCATGGCCCTGGCGCATGCGGTGCAGGCCATGGGCTCCTTCGACCACGGCGCCAGCGACCCCAGGGCCCTCGCCAGCCTGGAGAAGCTCTTCGCCAGCGCCGGCGAGGTCATCCCCAACCGCATTCCCGTGAGCCGCGCCGTGACCATCCTCTGCCGCGAATATGCGGAAGCCCGTCCCCAGCCCGCCCCATCGACCATCCGCTGA
- a CDS encoding SCO family protein → MTKPSLRQFLLTFTLTAMALSPTMMKAQSPAPTFTAEEVGINEKLGATIPLDLELKDEDGKRVTLRQLIDKPTILTLNYFRCAGICTPQLGGVAEVINRTEAVPGRDFQVLTVSFDERDEPEVAAQKRTNYLGEIKRPMPPAAWRFLTGPGATTRALADAVGFKFKRDKDDFIHAAAIIFLSPKGQVTRYMYGVTYLPADVQLAAQEAARGEAQPTINKFLKFCFSYDPVGRRYVLNTTTIGATFIILGALVFVFALTRRGRRTQSEEGQ, encoded by the coding sequence ATGACCAAGCCCTCGCTTCGACAGTTCCTCCTCACCTTCACGCTCACGGCCATGGCCCTGAGTCCGACGATGATGAAGGCCCAATCCCCGGCCCCGACTTTCACCGCGGAAGAGGTGGGCATCAACGAGAAGCTGGGCGCCACCATCCCCCTCGACCTTGAGCTGAAGGACGAGGATGGCAAACGCGTCACCCTGCGCCAGCTCATCGACAAGCCCACCATCCTGACCCTCAACTACTTCCGCTGTGCCGGCATCTGCACGCCGCAGCTCGGGGGCGTCGCTGAGGTCATCAACCGCACGGAGGCCGTGCCCGGCCGGGACTTCCAGGTGCTCACCGTGAGCTTCGACGAGCGGGACGAGCCCGAGGTCGCCGCCCAGAAGCGCACCAACTACCTGGGCGAGATCAAGCGGCCCATGCCGCCCGCCGCCTGGCGCTTCCTGACGGGACCCGGGGCCACCACCAGGGCCCTGGCGGACGCCGTGGGGTTCAAGTTCAAGCGCGACAAGGATGACTTCATCCACGCCGCCGCCATCATCTTCCTCAGTCCGAAAGGACAGGTGACCCGCTACATGTACGGCGTCACCTACCTGCCCGCCGACGTGCAGCTGGCGGCCCAGGAGGCGGCCCGGGGCGAGGCCCAGCCCACCATCAACAAGTTCCTGAAGTTCTGTTTCAGCTATGACCCCGTCGGGCGCAGGTACGTCCTGAACACCACCACCATCGGCGCCACGTTCATCATTCTGGGCGCACTGGTCTTCGTGTTCGCGCTGACCCGCCGCGGGCGCAGGACCCAGTCAGAGGAGGGCCAATGA
- a CDS encoding cytochrome c oxidase subunit I has protein sequence MSTHASTAQPSYLVDTGTRKGLLAWLTTTDHKRIGLLYLYSTITFFFVAVGVAFVMRLVQLTTFQKLISAQTYNALFTLHGVIMIFLFIIPGIPAVFGNFFLPILIGAKDVSFPRLNLASWYFYMAGAILAVLSLFTGGGAPDTGWTFYAPFSLKTGTNVSLAVFAAFILGFSSMLTGINFVTTIHRLRAPGMKWFRMPLMCWALYSTAWIQLLATPIVAITLVLVILERFFGIGIFDPAKGGDPLLYQHLFWIYSHPAVYIMILPAMGVISEILPTFTKRPIFGYKAIAFSSMSIAAVGSLVWAHHMFTSGMSNTAQIVFSLLTMVVAVPSAIKVFNWVSTLYKGSIDFQPPLLFTMTFIFLFCIGGLTGVMQGALAINVHIHDTYFIVGHFHYVMFGGTGMALFAALLYWFPKMWGRMYSKKAIYVAWFPMFIGFNMLYFGMMIAGVLGMPRRYYVHLPQYHTLHIVMTVGSWFLILGLLIFFGTLLRAIFKGPKAEDNPWGGVTLEWTIPSPPPLENFEEIPTITHGPYHFEQQEAR, from the coding sequence ATGAGCACGCATGCTTCCACGGCGCAGCCGAGCTACCTGGTGGACACCGGGACGCGCAAGGGCCTCCTGGCCTGGCTGACCACCACGGACCACAAGCGCATCGGGCTGCTCTACCTCTACTCGACCATCACGTTCTTCTTCGTCGCCGTCGGCGTCGCCTTCGTGATGCGCCTGGTGCAGCTGACCACCTTCCAGAAGCTGATCTCGGCCCAGACCTACAACGCCCTCTTCACGCTCCACGGCGTGATCATGATCTTCCTGTTCATCATCCCGGGCATTCCGGCGGTCTTCGGGAATTTCTTCCTGCCGATCCTGATCGGCGCGAAGGACGTGTCCTTCCCCAGGCTGAACCTCGCCTCCTGGTACTTCTACATGGCCGGGGCCATCCTGGCGGTGCTCTCCCTCTTCACCGGCGGCGGCGCGCCTGACACCGGCTGGACCTTCTACGCGCCCTTCAGCCTGAAGACCGGCACCAACGTCAGCCTGGCGGTCTTCGCGGCCTTCATCCTGGGCTTCTCGTCCATGCTCACGGGCATCAACTTCGTCACCACCATCCACCGCCTGCGGGCGCCCGGCATGAAGTGGTTCCGGATGCCCCTGATGTGCTGGGCCCTCTACTCCACCGCCTGGATCCAGCTCCTGGCCACCCCCATCGTGGCCATCACCCTGGTGCTGGTCATCCTGGAGCGCTTCTTCGGCATCGGCATCTTCGACCCCGCCAAGGGCGGCGACCCTCTGCTCTACCAGCACCTCTTCTGGATCTACTCACACCCGGCGGTCTACATCATGATCCTGCCGGCCATGGGCGTGATCTCCGAGATCCTGCCCACCTTCACCAAGCGCCCCATCTTCGGCTACAAGGCCATCGCCTTCAGCTCCATGTCCATCGCCGCCGTGGGCAGCCTGGTCTGGGCCCACCACATGTTCACGTCGGGCATGAGCAACACGGCCCAGATCGTCTTCTCCCTGCTCACCATGGTCGTGGCCGTGCCCAGCGCCATCAAGGTCTTCAACTGGGTGAGCACCCTCTACAAGGGCAGCATCGACTTCCAGCCGCCCCTGCTCTTCACCATGACCTTCATCTTCCTGTTCTGCATCGGCGGCCTGACGGGGGTCATGCAGGGGGCCCTGGCCATCAATGTGCACATCCACGACACCTACTTCATCGTGGGGCACTTCCACTACGTGATGTTCGGGGGCACCGGCATGGCCCTCTTCGCGGCCCTGCTCTACTGGTTCCCCAAGATGTGGGGGCGGATGTATTCCAAGAAGGCCATCTACGTGGCCTGGTTCCCCATGTTCATCGGCTTCAACATGCTCTACTTCGGCATGATGATCGCGGGGGTGCTCGGCATGCCCCGGCGCTACTACGTGCATCTGCCGCAGTACCACACGCTGCACATCGTCATGACGGTGGGCAGCTGGTTCCTGATCCTGGGCCTCCTGATCTTCTTCGGCACCCTGCTGCGGGCGATCTTCAAGGGCCCCAAGGCCGAGGACAACCCCTGGGGTGGCGTCACCCTGGAGTGGACCATTCCCAGCCCGCCGCCCCTGGAGAACTTCGAAGAGATCCCCACCATCACCCACGGCCCCTACCACTTCGAGCAGCAGGAGGCGAGATGA